The window GTTCGGCGCCAAGGCCCTGCCCCACGACCGCCGCACCCGCCTCCACCGCCTGCGCCGGGTGGCGGAAGCTTCCCTGGAGCAGAGCCCGGCAGCGGTGCAGGTGCTGTATGAGGCCTATGCCGGGGGCGTCAATACCGGCCTAAAGGCCCTGGCCGCAGCACCGTTTGAATACACGGTATTACAAGCCACACCGGCCCCCTGGCGGGCGGAAGACAGCTTCCTGGTGGTGCTGGCCATGTTCCTCACCCTGCACGATGAAGAGGCCCGGCTGGACTCCGACCTGGGGGTGCTGCGCGATGTCCTCCCTCCCGCCCTGTCTGCTTTCTTGACGCCGGCTGGCGGACCGTGGGACGCACCCCTGGATCACAGCCGCATCGGCCTGGCGCCCCTGCCGGGCCCGGAGGTGGTGGACCTGCGCCAACAGCCGGCGCCCCGCCTGGCCACCGCCCCCGAAGCCGATCCGGCCGCCGCGGCCCTGGGCAGCAACAACTGGGCCGTGGCCGGCAGCGCCACCGCCCACGGCGGTGCCATTTTGGCCGGCGACATGCACCTGCCCCTCAGGGTGCCCAATATCTGGTACCGGGCCCAACTGCGCTGGCCCGGCGATGATGGGGAACATCGGGTCACCGGCGTCACCCTGCCCGGCATCCCCTACCTCATCGCCGGCAGCAACGGCCACATCGCCTGGACCTACACCAACAGCTACGGCGATTGGGCGGACCTGATCGAACTGGAACAGGATCCCGCGCACCCGGACCACTACCTCAGTCCCGCCGGCTGGGAAGCGTTTCAGCATATCCCCGAAACGCTGGTGGTCAAAGACGGCCCCGCCGCGGTGCTGGATATCCTGCTCACCCGTTGGGGCCCGGTCATCGACCGCGACCACCGCGGCCACCTGCGGGCCCTGCGCTGGGTGGCCCACTTCCCTCATGCGCTGAACGCCGAGCTGGGGCGTCTGGAGACCGCCACCAACGTGGTCCAGGCCCTGGACATCGCCAACCGCAGCGGCATCCCCGCCCAGAATATTCTGGTGGCCGACCGCGACGGCCACATCGGCTGGACCGTGATGGGCATCATGCCCCGCCGGGGGCCGGGCGACAGCCGCGTGCCCCTGTCCTGGCGGGAGGCGGCGCAAAGCTGGGACGGCTGGCTGGAACCGGCCCGCTACCCCCGCCTCATCGACCCGCCCGGCGGCCGCCTGTGGACCGCCAACGCCCGGGTGCTGGGAGGCGCCGCCGGGCACCAGATCGGCGACGGCGGCTACGCCCTGGGGGCGCGGGCGCACCAAATCCGAAACGCCCTGGCGGCCCTGCCCCACGCCACGGAAACCGATATGCTCGCCATCCAACTGGACGACCGGGCGCTGTTTCTCGCGCCCTGGCGCGAGCTGCTGCTGGCACTGCTGGACGAGGCGGCCGTCCGGAACAACCCCCGGCGGGCCGACTGCAAGGCCCTGGTGGAACACTGGCAGGGGCGGGCGGCCACCGCCTCGGCGGGCTACCGGCTGGTGCGGGCCTTCCGCCTGGCCGTGGCGCAGCGGGTGCTGGGCGCCCTCACCGCGCCCGCCCGGGCCGCGGACGAGCGCTTCGACTACCTTGCCTTCCGCCGCTACGAGATCCCCTTGTGGCGGATCGTCAGCACCCGCCCTGCGCACTTGCTGCCTGCCGGCATAGCGGACTGGCGGGCCTGGCTGCTTCAGGCGGTGGACGAGGTCATCACCACCCTCAGCGCCGGCGGCCGCCCTCTGGCCGCCGCCACCTGGGGCCGGCGCAACACCCTGGCCATGCAGCACCCCTTCAGCCGTCTGCTGCCCCTGCTCTCCCCCTGGCTGGACATGCCCGCCCAGCCCCTGCCCGGCGACCGTTTCATGCCCCGGGTCCAGGGCCCAACGGTGGGCGCCTCGCAGCGCCTGGCGGTCTCCCCCGGACGGGAGGAGCTGGGCTATTTCCACATGCCTGGCGGCCAGAGCGGCCATCCCCTGTCGCCCTTTTACCGCCGTGGCCACGAGGACTGGGCCAGCGGCACAGCCACGCCCTTCCTCCCCGGCCCCGCCGCCTACACCCTGACCCTGCGCCCCGCCGCTGCCGCTCAATAAACCCCTGCCGGTACCGATATGCAAGATAAGCGGCGCGGGGCCACGCAGCCGGAACAACAAGGGGGCGGAAGCGCGGCCGCGCTTTCCACGCAGCACACAGCACACCGGACGACGCATTGAAATCATGGATATCGCCACACTGTTAGGGCTGTTGGGGGCCTTGGGGTCGATCGGACTTGCCATTTTCATGGGCGGCAGCGCCGGCATGTTTGTCAACGGCCCCGGCCTGTTGATCGTAGTGGCCGGCACCCTGGCCGTCATTCTCATGAAGTTCCCCTTAAGCACCACCCTCAAGGCGTTTTCCATTGCCCTCAAGGCTTTTTTCCACAAATCCGAGGACCCCAATCAGCTCATCGATCAGGCCATGGAACTGGCGCTGATTGCGCGCAAGGAAGGCTTGCTGGGGCTGGAGTCCGCCGAAGTCTCCAACTCGTTTTTGAAACGCGGCATCAGCTACGTGGTGGACGGTTTTGAGCCCGAAGTGGTGCGCGGCACCTTGAGCAAAGACATCAATATGACCATTGAGCGCCACGAACAGGGTCAGAGCATTTTCAAATCCATCGCCGACGTGGCGCCCGCCATGGGCATGATCGGCACCCTGATCGGCCTGGTGCAGATGATGGCCAATATGGATGACCCCAAGGCCATCGGCCCGGCCATGGCCGTGGCCCTGCTCACCACCCTCTACGGCGCTATTATCGCCAATGCCCTGGCGCAGCCCATCGCCGACAAGCTGGCCATCCGCAGCAATGAGGAACGCATGCTCAAGTACCTGGTGCTGGAATCCATCGACGCCATCCAGGAAGGCATGAATCCCCGCATGATGGAAGGCCTGCTCAAAACCTTCCTGCCCGAGAACAAGCGCGACAAGGAAGTGAAAGACGCGGCATAAGAGACCGTCCGGCAATGGATGACTTTGACCAGCGAAAAAAGAAAGACGAACGGGGCAGCCAGGGCTGGCTGATGACCTTCGCCGACCTGATGTCGCTGCTCATGGCCTTTTTCGTGCTGCTGTTTTCCTTCTCCGAACTGGACAAACAGCAATTCAAGCAATTGGCCGGCTCCATGAAAGAGGCCTTCGGCGTGCAACGGGAAGTGCGCATCAAAGACACCCCCGTGGGCAATAACATCATCGCCCGCGAGTTCAGCCCCGGCCAGCCCCGGCCCACGCCCCTGAACGTGGTGCAGCAGGCCACCATCAACCGCAACTTCCGCCATCCCCAGACTCTGAGCGAAGGCAAAAAACCCAGGGAGCTGAACGAGAAGGCCAAAAAAGATCTGGGGGAACTGGAGCGCAAGCTGTCCAAAGAAATCGCCGCCAGGCTCATCACCATCGAGGGAAAAAAAGACCGCATCGTCATCCGCATCAATGAAAAGGTCTCGTTCCCCTCCGGCAGCGCGGTGCTGCTGCACTCCTTCCTCCCGGCGCTGAAAAAAATCGCCCGGGCCGTGAGCGCCACCCAGGGCTATATTGTCATTGCCGGGCATACGGACAAGCTGCCCATCTCCAGCTTCCGCTACCGTTCCAACTGGGAGTTGTCCGCCTCCCGCGCCGTGACCGTGCTGCACCGTCTCACAGCGTTCGCCAAACTGGCCCCGGAGCGGGTCGAGGTGGCCGGCTTCGCTGACACCCGGCCCATCGCCGACAACAACAGTGCCGAGGGCCGCGCCAAGAACCGGCGGGTGGAAATCATCATCAAATATGACCGAGACACCGATACAGCGGACCCGCCGCAAACCGCTGCCACTGCCCAGGACGCCGCGCCATGAGGGACAAAAAACCAGACCAGACCAACGCTATCAACCGGCGCCAGCACTTCCGCCTCGACGACGACGTCTTGCTGGCCTACCACCTCACCGACCGGCCGGCCATCCAACCGGACCAGGATGTCCCCTTTCTCACCATGGCCACCGAATTCGCGGCCCTGGATCAAAGCGCCAAACTGGCGGCGCGGGAACTGGGCCGCCGCCTGCCGGCCACCGGCGACTATCTCAACGCCTTGCACAATCAAATCCGGCGTCTCAGCGAAGCGCTGGTGATACGGGAACTCGCCCAGTTCGGCGGCCGGCTCACCCGCGCCAGCCTGAGCGTAAGCGGCATCGGCTTTGCGGCGGAGCGCCCGTTTCAGCGCGGCCAGCTGCTGGAACTGCGCCTGGTGCTGCTGCCCTCCCTGCACGGCATCATCACTGTCGCCGAGGTGATCGGCTGCCAGGCCGCCGGCGGCACGCCGGCCGGCGCTCATCGCGTGTCGCTGAAATTTCTCGACCTGCCCACCCAGTACGCCGACACCATCGCCCGCCACCTGCTGCAAAAAGAAGCGGATCTGCTGCGACAGAAACACGACGGCACGCCGCCCCCCGCCTGATTCCCCGCGACGCGGCAGAGCGGCCAAGGTCCGTGGGCCTTGCAAATTGATCCGCTCGCCCAAAACCATTTTCAACGCCCCAAAATCCGGACATGGGCCGGCTTCAGCCACAACAAGTCAATCATTTGTGCGACCAAGCTGCGAGCGGCACAGGGGCATTCCCCACCCACAGGCTGTTTTTCAACAGCCCGCCAGGAAAACGGGCCAAATGCCTGCCATCACAAGATTTTGCCGTTTATCCACAAAGGCTGTGGATAAGTGTGTGGAAGAATTGCCGGTAAGTGCCCTTAGTGCCCGTATTTGCTGGCCTGATGTCAAAATGGTGACAAATTGATCTATCCGTGATAGTCAATAATTTCAAACAGTTATAACGCACAACCGGCAAAGTGGCGAGATATCGTCATTTTTCCTTGCAAACGGGGCCGCGCGCGCCAGATGTGTGCATAAGCGACCCCGGAAAGAACAGGCCGCGGCAGTTTGTCAAGAAAGATCTTGGCTGAAAGAGGGTGCAGCACCCGCCTTGTTTTGCAACAGCAGATTTCCACCCTGGTCCCGCCGGGCATGCCAGCCAGGCGCGAGATAAGTGGTGGACACAGCATCGATGATTAACGCCGGCCCCGTCACCGGCTCCCCCCCCGCCACGTCCTCCCGCGCCCACACGGGCACCGGTGCCACGTTGCCCGCCAGACGCGCCGACCCCACCGGCCGCCCAGCTCCGGCGGCAAGGCCGGGCAGCAGATCCAGGGGTGGCGCGGCGCCACGCAAGCGCAGCCGCACGTTCACCAACTCCACCTCCAAGGGCAGCCGGTGGCCGTAGCGCCGCTCGTGGGCCAGGTGGAAAGCCTCCCGCACTGCCGCCGGCCCGCCCCAGGGCACGGTCAGGGAATAGGCCTGACCGCAGTAACGCAGGTCCACACCCTGCTCCACCACAATCTCCCCGGGAGCCAGCCCCTCCGCGGCCAGCTCAGCCCGCCCCTGCCGTTCCAGCGCACGAAAGGCGCGCGCCAGCGCCTCCCCGTCCACCTCCGCCAGGGGCCGGGCGATGGTGCGGGAAAGATGCCGCCCGCGCCGCGCCGCCAGCATGCCCAGGGCCGACAGCACCCCGGCGTGCACGGGCACCAGCGCCTCGCTCATCCCCAATGCCTCCGCCAGAGCGCACACATGCAGCCCGCCAGCGCCGCCGAAAGACAGCAGGGTATAACCGCGGGGATCGATGCCGCGCTGCACGGAAATCACCCGCAGCGCGCGGGCCATGTGCTCATTGGCCAGTTGCACAATACCCAACGCCGCCTCGTCCACCGACAGGCCCAGAGCCTCGCCGAGGCGGCCCACGGCGCGCCGGGCGGCGGCCCCGTCCAGACGCAGCCGGCCGCCCAGAAAACCGTCCGAACGCAGCCGGCCCAGAACCAGATTGGCGTCGGTCACCGTGGGCCGCTCGCCGCCGCGACCGTAACAGGCGGGACCGGGATCCGCCCCCGCCGACTCCGGCCCCACTCGCAGCAGGCCGCCGGCATCCACCTGGGCGATGGAACCGCCGCCGGCGCCGATAGTGTGCATATCCACCATGGGCACGGCCACGGGATAGGGGCCGATGCGGCCCTCACTGGTAATGGCCGGCTCGCCGTCGATCAGGGCCACGTCGGTGGAGGTGCCGCCCATGTCGAAACTCAGCAGCCGCTCCCGCCCGGCACTTTGACCTGCCAGCCGGGCGCCCGCCAGGCCGCCGGCGGGACCGGACAGCAGCATGCGCACCGCCTGCCGTCCGGCCTGGGCGGCGGCAATAGTATCCCCCGCGCTTTGCATCACCGCCACCCGCGCCCGCGGCAGACCCTCAGCCAGGCGCGCCAGATAGCCGTGGACGACGGGCCCCACCCAGGCGTTCAGCCAGGTGGCCATGCCGCGTTCGTACTCTTTGTACTCGGGCAGCACAGCGGAAGAGCGGGACACAAACACGCCGTCGGGCATGGCGGCCTCGATGGCACGCTCGAAGCGGTCATCGACAAAGGAAAACAGCAGATTAATGGCCACGGCGCGGACTTGCAGGCGGGTGAGCGCAGCGCTGAGCGCGGCCAGATCGGCCTCGGTCAACGCTTCCAGCACACTGC is drawn from Gammaproteobacteria bacterium and contains these coding sequences:
- a CDS encoding penicillin acylase family protein; translation: FGAKALPHDRRTRLHRLRRVAEASLEQSPAAVQVLYEAYAGGVNTGLKALAAAPFEYTVLQATPAPWRAEDSFLVVLAMFLTLHDEEARLDSDLGVLRDVLPPALSAFLTPAGGPWDAPLDHSRIGLAPLPGPEVVDLRQQPAPRLATAPEADPAAAALGSNNWAVAGSATAHGGAILAGDMHLPLRVPNIWYRAQLRWPGDDGEHRVTGVTLPGIPYLIAGSNGHIAWTYTNSYGDWADLIELEQDPAHPDHYLSPAGWEAFQHIPETLVVKDGPAAVLDILLTRWGPVIDRDHRGHLRALRWVAHFPHALNAELGRLETATNVVQALDIANRSGIPAQNILVADRDGHIGWTVMGIMPRRGPGDSRVPLSWREAAQSWDGWLEPARYPRLIDPPGGRLWTANARVLGGAAGHQIGDGGYALGARAHQIRNALAALPHATETDMLAIQLDDRALFLAPWRELLLALLDEAAVRNNPRRADCKALVEHWQGRAATASAGYRLVRAFRLAVAQRVLGALTAPARAADERFDYLAFRRYEIPLWRIVSTRPAHLLPAGIADWRAWLLQAVDEVITTLSAGGRPLAAATWGRRNTLAMQHPFSRLLPLLSPWLDMPAQPLPGDRFMPRVQGPTVGASQRLAVSPGREELGYFHMPGGQSGHPLSPFYRRGHEDWASGTATPFLPGPAAYTLTLRPAAAAQ
- the pomA gene encoding flagellar motor protein PomA; this translates as MDIATLLGLLGALGSIGLAIFMGGSAGMFVNGPGLLIVVAGTLAVILMKFPLSTTLKAFSIALKAFFHKSEDPNQLIDQAMELALIARKEGLLGLESAEVSNSFLKRGISYVVDGFEPEVVRGTLSKDINMTIERHEQGQSIFKSIADVAPAMGMIGTLIGLVQMMANMDDPKAIGPAMAVALLTTLYGAIIANALAQPIADKLAIRSNEERMLKYLVLESIDAIQEGMNPRMMEGLLKTFLPENKRDKEVKDAA
- a CDS encoding type VI secretion system protein TssL, encoding MDDFDQRKKKDERGSQGWLMTFADLMSLLMAFFVLLFSFSELDKQQFKQLAGSMKEAFGVQREVRIKDTPVGNNIIAREFSPGQPRPTPLNVVQQATINRNFRHPQTLSEGKKPRELNEKAKKDLGELERKLSKEIAARLITIEGKKDRIVIRINEKVSFPSGSAVLLHSFLPALKKIARAVSATQGYIVIAGHTDKLPISSFRYRSNWELSASRAVTVLHRLTAFAKLAPERVEVAGFADTRPIADNNSAEGRAKNRRVEIIIKYDRDTDTADPPQTAATAQDAAP
- a CDS encoding hydantoinase/oxoprolinase family protein, coding for MYLGIDTGGTFTDFVCYDGHALRVHKCLSTPEAPERAILAGMAALGLADRPVNLVHGSTVATNAALEGKGVRTAFITNRGFKDLLTIGRQARAELYNLQPLPVTPPVPAELCLETGGRLGADGSVLEALTEADLAALSAALTRLQVRAVAINLLFSFVDDRFERAIEAAMPDGVFVSRSSAVLPEYKEYERGMATWLNAWVGPVVHGYLARLAEGLPRARVAVMQSAGDTIAAAQAGRQAVRMLLSGPAGGLAGARLAGQSAGRERLLSFDMGGTSTDVALIDGEPAITSEGRIGPYPVAVPMVDMHTIGAGGGSIAQVDAGGLLRVGPESAGADPGPACYGRGGERPTVTDANLVLGRLRSDGFLGGRLRLDGAAARRAVGRLGEALGLSVDEAALGIVQLANEHMARALRVISVQRGIDPRGYTLLSFGGAGGLHVCALAEALGMSEALVPVHAGVLSALGMLAARRGRHLSRTIARPLAEVDGEALARAFRALERQGRAELAAEGLAPGEIVVEQGVDLRYCGQAYSLTVPWGGPAAVREAFHLAHERRYGHRLPLEVELVNVRLRLRGAAPPLDLLPGLAAGAGRPVGSARLAGNVAPVPVWAREDVAGGEPVTGPALIIDAVSTTYLAPGWHARRDQGGNLLLQNKAGAAPSFSQDLS